Proteins from one Neodiprion fabricii isolate iyNeoFabr1 chromosome 5, iyNeoFabr1.1, whole genome shotgun sequence genomic window:
- the LOC124182814 gene encoding atrial natriuretic peptide-converting enzyme-like isoform X1 encodes MSGTAPPGGDTSPTRQPRQSRTHSVGFPTRTSLLPEPPPAGNVGAPPIPRRHSATPAVAPPPIPLRAPAIPKRCKNERPIPLQVQLPAVPRRSNPDRKPAAQFGQPKADPTPPKPEPRPTAAKSSGAVSPWQQRQEERNLIELDKASRDLDKRLQERTGELGKHAGVERLKFEELQRAARDLERRLHEKPLPVPAEPPEVPERAKFEDQLKSRYDSDMEKARNMLQNSFGKREKTTGEKLEKLPKATQTNIPPPLSAIVQSPVPKPISVRQDSNVSSDSFSQTSSPSYTSKTMEAPLLPHKHANGKVPGRALVPEPENPPGSPITKSMSTPASLQTIVRFHNGSNMSLHHRIIRDIRRPSSHYVTTGRLRFRFAQVLVNAVALFAIAGGLAAYFKSYPAYTVRLENNTVHSTEMVIAPGPPKFEPPLKNPAPGICLPVIVSFCQYHKIPYNFTVFPNYMGNFGQRDAQHELELYDAVVDVRCYELAALFLCSVFVPKCGVRGQVVRPCRSLCYQTKHRCGFFLEVFGLTLPEYLECNLFPENADPEVCVGHREVIEAAKRAEKPVCTSGFQCDGTRCIPVDWRCDGHVDCADQSDEIGCGECGATAPSTSDEESLADPVLHCGERQCMSSLHVCDGTTDCPWGQDERNCLRLSERNGDIGKGRLEIYHAENGNFSPACVMNWDAETSPHQICSYLGYKVANSSVLSRNGTNVSMPQRKIETSVQWRLAQKTNTNILKELRRCTKYENYPTVELACSEYGCGKRKRIYGNSRPQARIVGGVEAAPGDWPFLAALLGGPEQVFYCAGVLISDQWVLTASHCVGKKKSGSFSHSDVSGWTIQLGITRRHAHTYLGQKVKVKRVVPHPNYNLGVAHDNDVALFQLDSRVQFHDHLRPVCLPTADMELTPGTLCTVIGWGKKEDTDVSEYEPAVNEVNVPVLNRELCNLWLEHKELNVTDGMICAGYPEGGKDACQGDSGGPLLCRDKKDPERWFVGGIVSWGIKCAHPKLPGVYAYVPRYTYARVLRLRENMITLNENGSRNREENMINRGSKLYARIWRRDEEKK; translated from the exons ATGTCCGGAACGGCGCCCCCCGGCGGTGACACCAGTCCCACACGTCAGCCAAG GCAGAGCAGGACGCACAGCGTCGGCTTTCCGACGCGTACGTCGCTTTTACCGGAACCACCGCCGGCCGGAAACGTTGGAGCACCGCCGATACCGCGTCGCCATTCCGCAACCCCTGCG GTGGCGCCACCGCCGATCCCGCTCCGAGCCCCGGCGATTCCGAAGCGATGCAAAAACGAGCGTCCAATACCGTTGCAAGTCCAGCTCCCGGCAGTCCCGCGGCGTTCGAATCCTGACCGTAAACCGGCGGCGCAATTCGGGCAGCCAAAGGCGGACCCAACGCCGCCAAAACCCGAACCAAGACCGACGGCAGCGAAGAGCAGTGGCGCTGTGAGTCCGTGGCAGCAGCGTCAGGAGGAACGGAATCTGATCGAGCTTGACAAGGCGTCACGTGACCTCGATAAGCGGCTGCAGGAGCGAACCGGTGAGCTTGGAAAGCACGCCGGCGTCGAGCGATTGAAGTTCGAGGAGCTTCAGCGAGCGGCGCGTGATCTGGAGCGCAGGCTGCACGAGAAGCCGCTTCCGGTTCCGGCCGAGCCGCCGGAAGTACCGGAGCGCGCGAAGTTTGAAGATCAGCTAAAGTCCCGGTACGATTCGGACATGGAGAAGGCGAGGAACATGCTTCAGAACAGCTTCGGCAAGCGGGAAAAGACCACCGGCGAGAAACTCGAGAAACTTCCGAAGGCCACGCAGACCAACATCCCACCACCGCTCAGCGCCATCGTTCAGAGTCCCGTTCCTAAGCCCATAAGCGTTCGCCAGGACAGCAATGTGTCCTCGGACAGCTTCAGTCAGACCAGTTCGCCCAGCTACACCAGCAAGACCATGGAGGCACCGCTTTTGCCCCATAAACACGCCAACGGGAAAGTTCCAG GAAGAGCACTTGTACCGGAGCCAGAGAATCCGCCAGGAAGTCCGATCACAAAGTCGATGAGCACGCCGGCCAGTCTGCAAACAATCGTGCGATTTCACAACGGAAGCAACATGTCGCTTCATCACAGA aTAATCAGAGATATAAGGAGACCGAGCAGTCATTACGTGACGACAGGAAGACTGCGTTTTAGATTTGCCCAAGTGCTGGTCAACGCCGTGGCTCTTTTTGCGATAGCAGGTGGCCTAGCAGCGTACTTTAAAT CTTACCCAGCGTACACTGTGAGGTTGGAAAACAATACTGTACATTCGACGGAAATGGTGATAGCCCCAGGACCTCCGAAATTTGAACCACCGCTGAAAAATCCAGCACCAGGAATCTGCCTGCCAGTGATCGTCAGCTTCTGTCAGTACCACAAG ATCCCGTACAATTTCACCGTATTCCCGAACTACATGGGCAACTTTGGACAGAGGGACGCTCAGCACGAGCTTGAACTGTACGACGCAGTTGTCGATGTGCGCTGCTACGAATTGGCAGCCCTGTTTCTCTGCAGTGTGTTTGTGCCGAAGTGTGGTGTACGAGGCCAGGTGGTTAGGCCATGTCGCAGTCTCTGCTATC AGACCAAACATCGCTGCGGGTTCTTCCTCGAAGTGTTTGGTCTCACCCTGCCCGAGTATCTAGAGTGCAACCTTTTTCCCGAGAATGCTGACCCCGAGGTTTGCGTTGGACACCGCGAGGTCATCGAAGCGGCAAAAAGGGCGGAGAAACCCG TCTGTACAAGCGGGTTTCAATGCGATGGTACCCGATGCATTCCGGTTGATTGGCGTTGCGACGGTCACGTCGATTGCGCTGACCAATCCGACGAAATCGGGTGTGGCGAATGCGGAGCCACGGCACCTTCGACCAGCGACGAAGAATCCCTCGCTGACCCCGTTCTTCACTGTGGAGAGAGACAATGCATGTCCAGTTTACACGTCTGCGATGGAACCACGGACTGCCCTTGGGGACAGGACGAAAGGAACTGCT TAAGACTTAGCGAGCGGAACGGTGACATTGGTAAAGGACGGTTGGAGATTTACCACGCTGAGAACGGGAACTTCTCACCAGCCTGTGTAATGAATTGGGACGCAGAAACCTCACCTCATCAGATATGCTCATATCTTGGATACAA AGTCGCAAACTCGTCGGTACTGTCCAGAAATGGCACCAACGTCTCGATGCCACAGCGGAAAATCGAGACCTCGGTTCAATGGCGGCTTGCTCAAAAAACCAACACCAACATTCTCAAGGAACTCCGGCGCTGCacaaaatacgaaaattatCCTACCGTTGAACTGGCCTGTTCGGAATACG GATGCGGAAAGCGAAAGCGCATCTACGGTAACTCGAGGCCTCAGGCGAGGATCGTCGGTGGAGTTGAAGCAGCTCCCGGTGATTGGCCATTCCTTGCAGCGCTTCTCGGTGGACCTGAACAGGTTTTTTACTGTGCTGGAGTCCTGATTTCCGATCAGTGGGTTCTGACCGCGTCACATTGCGTCGGAAA GAAGAAATCTGGCAGTTTCAGCCACTCCGACGTATCCGGATGGACAATCCAGCTCGGTATAACAAGACGCCACGCTCATACTTACCTCGGTCAAAAAGTCAAGGTAAAGCGAGTCGTTCCTCACCCAAATTATAACCTGGGAGTAGCTCACGACAACGACGTCGCTCTTTTCCAG CTTGACAGTCGCGTTCAGTTTCACGACCATCTAAGACCTGTTTGCTTGCCAACTGCGGACATGGAGCTGACGCCCGGAACACTTTGCACAGTAATCGGTTGGGGAAAGAAGGAAGACACGGATG TTTCGGAATACGAGCCGGCCGTCAACGAAGTAAACGTCCCAGTATTGAACAGAGAGCTCTGCAACCTTTGGCTCGAACACAAAGAGCTTAACGTAACCGACGGCATGATTTGCGCCGGTTATCCAGAAGGAGGGAAAGACGCCTGTCAG GGTGATTCAGGGGGGCCACTTTTGTGTCGAGACAAAAAGGACCCGGAAAGATGGTTCGTTGGCGGAATAGTGAGTTGGGGTATAAAATGTGCTCATCCAAAGCTACCGGGTGTTTACGCATACGTGCCAAG GTATACTTATGCACGCGTTCTACGTCTGCGCGAAAACATGATTACGCTGAACGAAAACGGTAGTAGAAATAGAGAAGAAAACATGATAAACCGAGGCAGTAAATTATATGCCCGAATTTGGAGAAgggacgaggaaaaaaaataa
- the LOC124182814 gene encoding atrial natriuretic peptide-converting enzyme-like isoform X2, protein MSGTAPPGGDTSPTRQPRQSRTHSVGFPTRTSLLPEPPPAGNVGAPPIPRRHSATPAVAPPPIPLRAPAIPKRCKNERPIPLQVQLPAVPRRSNPDRKPAAQFGQPKADPTPPKPEPRPTAAKSSGAVSPWQQRQEERNLIELDKASRDLDKRLQERTGELGKHAGVERLKFEELQRAARDLERRLHEKPLPVPAEPPEVPERAKFEDQLKSRYDSDMEKARNMLQNSFGKREKTTGEKLEKLPKATQTNIPPPLSAIVQSPVPKPISVRQDSNVSSDSFSQTSSPSYTSKTMEAPLLPHKHANGKVPGRALVPEPENPPGSPITKSMSTPASLQTIVRFHNGSNMSLHHRIIRDIRRPSSHYVTTGRLRFRFAQVLVNAVALFAIAGGLAAYFKSYPAYTVRLENNTVHSTEMVIAPGPPKFEPPLKNPAPGICLPVIVSFCQYHKIPYNFTVFPNYMGNFGQRDAQHELELYDAVVDVRCYELAALFLCSVFVPKCGVRGQVVRPCRSLCYQTKHRCGFFLEVFGLTLPEYLECNLFPENADPEVCVGHREVIEAAKRAEKPVCTSGFQCDGTRCIPVDWRCDGHVDCADQSDEIGCGECGATAPSTSDEESLADPVLHCGERQCMSSLHVCDGTTDCPWGQDERNCLRLSERNGDIGKGRLEIYHAENGNFSPACVMNWDAETSPHQICSYLGYKVANSSVLSRNGTNVSMPQRKIETSVQWRLAQKTNTNILKELRRCTKYENYPTVELACSEYGCGKRKRIYGNSRPQARIVGGVEAAPGDWPFLAALLGGPEQVFYCAGVLISDQWVLTASHCVGNFSHSDVSGWTIQLGITRRHAHTYLGQKVKVKRVVPHPNYNLGVAHDNDVALFQLDSRVQFHDHLRPVCLPTADMELTPGTLCTVIGWGKKEDTDVSEYEPAVNEVNVPVLNRELCNLWLEHKELNVTDGMICAGYPEGGKDACQGDSGGPLLCRDKKDPERWFVGGIVSWGIKCAHPKLPGVYAYVPRYTYARVLRLRENMITLNENGSRNREENMINRGSKLYARIWRRDEEKK, encoded by the exons ATGTCCGGAACGGCGCCCCCCGGCGGTGACACCAGTCCCACACGTCAGCCAAG GCAGAGCAGGACGCACAGCGTCGGCTTTCCGACGCGTACGTCGCTTTTACCGGAACCACCGCCGGCCGGAAACGTTGGAGCACCGCCGATACCGCGTCGCCATTCCGCAACCCCTGCG GTGGCGCCACCGCCGATCCCGCTCCGAGCCCCGGCGATTCCGAAGCGATGCAAAAACGAGCGTCCAATACCGTTGCAAGTCCAGCTCCCGGCAGTCCCGCGGCGTTCGAATCCTGACCGTAAACCGGCGGCGCAATTCGGGCAGCCAAAGGCGGACCCAACGCCGCCAAAACCCGAACCAAGACCGACGGCAGCGAAGAGCAGTGGCGCTGTGAGTCCGTGGCAGCAGCGTCAGGAGGAACGGAATCTGATCGAGCTTGACAAGGCGTCACGTGACCTCGATAAGCGGCTGCAGGAGCGAACCGGTGAGCTTGGAAAGCACGCCGGCGTCGAGCGATTGAAGTTCGAGGAGCTTCAGCGAGCGGCGCGTGATCTGGAGCGCAGGCTGCACGAGAAGCCGCTTCCGGTTCCGGCCGAGCCGCCGGAAGTACCGGAGCGCGCGAAGTTTGAAGATCAGCTAAAGTCCCGGTACGATTCGGACATGGAGAAGGCGAGGAACATGCTTCAGAACAGCTTCGGCAAGCGGGAAAAGACCACCGGCGAGAAACTCGAGAAACTTCCGAAGGCCACGCAGACCAACATCCCACCACCGCTCAGCGCCATCGTTCAGAGTCCCGTTCCTAAGCCCATAAGCGTTCGCCAGGACAGCAATGTGTCCTCGGACAGCTTCAGTCAGACCAGTTCGCCCAGCTACACCAGCAAGACCATGGAGGCACCGCTTTTGCCCCATAAACACGCCAACGGGAAAGTTCCAG GAAGAGCACTTGTACCGGAGCCAGAGAATCCGCCAGGAAGTCCGATCACAAAGTCGATGAGCACGCCGGCCAGTCTGCAAACAATCGTGCGATTTCACAACGGAAGCAACATGTCGCTTCATCACAGA aTAATCAGAGATATAAGGAGACCGAGCAGTCATTACGTGACGACAGGAAGACTGCGTTTTAGATTTGCCCAAGTGCTGGTCAACGCCGTGGCTCTTTTTGCGATAGCAGGTGGCCTAGCAGCGTACTTTAAAT CTTACCCAGCGTACACTGTGAGGTTGGAAAACAATACTGTACATTCGACGGAAATGGTGATAGCCCCAGGACCTCCGAAATTTGAACCACCGCTGAAAAATCCAGCACCAGGAATCTGCCTGCCAGTGATCGTCAGCTTCTGTCAGTACCACAAG ATCCCGTACAATTTCACCGTATTCCCGAACTACATGGGCAACTTTGGACAGAGGGACGCTCAGCACGAGCTTGAACTGTACGACGCAGTTGTCGATGTGCGCTGCTACGAATTGGCAGCCCTGTTTCTCTGCAGTGTGTTTGTGCCGAAGTGTGGTGTACGAGGCCAGGTGGTTAGGCCATGTCGCAGTCTCTGCTATC AGACCAAACATCGCTGCGGGTTCTTCCTCGAAGTGTTTGGTCTCACCCTGCCCGAGTATCTAGAGTGCAACCTTTTTCCCGAGAATGCTGACCCCGAGGTTTGCGTTGGACACCGCGAGGTCATCGAAGCGGCAAAAAGGGCGGAGAAACCCG TCTGTACAAGCGGGTTTCAATGCGATGGTACCCGATGCATTCCGGTTGATTGGCGTTGCGACGGTCACGTCGATTGCGCTGACCAATCCGACGAAATCGGGTGTGGCGAATGCGGAGCCACGGCACCTTCGACCAGCGACGAAGAATCCCTCGCTGACCCCGTTCTTCACTGTGGAGAGAGACAATGCATGTCCAGTTTACACGTCTGCGATGGAACCACGGACTGCCCTTGGGGACAGGACGAAAGGAACTGCT TAAGACTTAGCGAGCGGAACGGTGACATTGGTAAAGGACGGTTGGAGATTTACCACGCTGAGAACGGGAACTTCTCACCAGCCTGTGTAATGAATTGGGACGCAGAAACCTCACCTCATCAGATATGCTCATATCTTGGATACAA AGTCGCAAACTCGTCGGTACTGTCCAGAAATGGCACCAACGTCTCGATGCCACAGCGGAAAATCGAGACCTCGGTTCAATGGCGGCTTGCTCAAAAAACCAACACCAACATTCTCAAGGAACTCCGGCGCTGCacaaaatacgaaaattatCCTACCGTTGAACTGGCCTGTTCGGAATACG GATGCGGAAAGCGAAAGCGCATCTACGGTAACTCGAGGCCTCAGGCGAGGATCGTCGGTGGAGTTGAAGCAGCTCCCGGTGATTGGCCATTCCTTGCAGCGCTTCTCGGTGGACCTGAACAGGTTTTTTACTGTGCTGGAGTCCTGATTTCCGATCAGTGGGTTCTGACCGCGTCACATTGCGTCGGAAA TTTCAGCCACTCCGACGTATCCGGATGGACAATCCAGCTCGGTATAACAAGACGCCACGCTCATACTTACCTCGGTCAAAAAGTCAAGGTAAAGCGAGTCGTTCCTCACCCAAATTATAACCTGGGAGTAGCTCACGACAACGACGTCGCTCTTTTCCAG CTTGACAGTCGCGTTCAGTTTCACGACCATCTAAGACCTGTTTGCTTGCCAACTGCGGACATGGAGCTGACGCCCGGAACACTTTGCACAGTAATCGGTTGGGGAAAGAAGGAAGACACGGATG TTTCGGAATACGAGCCGGCCGTCAACGAAGTAAACGTCCCAGTATTGAACAGAGAGCTCTGCAACCTTTGGCTCGAACACAAAGAGCTTAACGTAACCGACGGCATGATTTGCGCCGGTTATCCAGAAGGAGGGAAAGACGCCTGTCAG GGTGATTCAGGGGGGCCACTTTTGTGTCGAGACAAAAAGGACCCGGAAAGATGGTTCGTTGGCGGAATAGTGAGTTGGGGTATAAAATGTGCTCATCCAAAGCTACCGGGTGTTTACGCATACGTGCCAAG GTATACTTATGCACGCGTTCTACGTCTGCGCGAAAACATGATTACGCTGAACGAAAACGGTAGTAGAAATAGAGAAGAAAACATGATAAACCGAGGCAGTAAATTATATGCCCGAATTTGGAGAAgggacgaggaaaaaaaataa